CATCATGTCGATCCGCTTCGCGAACCGCCCGGTGGCCGGCCCGGACGACGACGCCGACGAAGCCTGGCGCATGCCGATCACGCAGACGGTCGCGTCGGAGGCCCGGGGGATCGAGGAATTCGCGGCGCACCTGGACCGGCACTTCGACTGGCTCCGGAAGACGGGAAAGCTCGAGGCGAACCGCCGGGCCGCCCGCCTCCGCCGCGCACACGACGCGCTCCTTCGCCGCTCCCAACGCGACGCGGAGCGGATCTGGCGCGCGGCCTCCCCCGAGAGTCTGGATTCCGGCGCTTCCCCCTACGCGACCGCGCGCCGGCTGTACGAGGAGTTCAGGGAGGGTCTCAGGGGAACCTGACTACAAGGCCCGTCCCCGTGAAGAAGCCCGTCGCCGACTCGTTCAGCCCGACGCCGGCGCGGATGTCCCACTGCAGATCGTCGCTGAAGCTCCAGGTGAAGCCGCCGTTCGCGTAGTGTTCGGCGCGGGTCCCATCGGCCTCGGCGTGGAAGAAGGCGAACCACTCCGCGTAGACCCCGGCCCGCGCGCCGACGGAGAACCCCGCCACGGTCGACTGCGCCCACTCGGCGTACTCCGCCGCTCCGCCCCGGGGCCCTCCTCCGCCGGCATCGCTCAGCGCCCGGTTCACCTGCGTGCTGCCCGCCAGCGAGACGTCCTCCGAGAGGTCCCAGCCGTAGATGAAGTTCACCCCCGGCAGCGTGCGGTCGCTCGTGAACGCATCGCTCCCCGTGGGGACGGTCACCTGCGGAAGGACCGCCATCGCGGGCCGCAGCCCCTCCTGTTCGGTCAACAACAGCTTGGTGCCCAGGTAAAGGTCTTCCATTCCGGTCTCGGTAAAGCTTCGTCCGTCCGCCCCCGCGCCCACGGACACGGGGCTCAGGCCCAGCCGCAGTTCGAGTCGCTCGCCGAGCACGCCGATTCGCAGGAGAGGTTCGCCCAGCGAGTGCGTCCACACCCCGCCGCGGCCGCCCTCCGGCCGGTCGTACTCATACGTGTAGCCGAACTCGAGCTGCACGACGCCGCGCCCCACCGTCGCCGCCGCCTCGGTGAAGTCCGGCCGGTCCGCCACAAGCGGCCCCCGCTGCCCCTGCAGGGACCCCGCGGTCATCGCGAACAGCGAGCCGCCCGCGAGGGCCCAACCCATCCATCGTCTGCGCATCGTGCTGCCTCTTCTCAAGTATTCGCGGCCCGGAGTGGCGAGACACCGCGCTGGCACGTTCCCGCGGGAACGTTCGTTCCCTACTTTGGAAGCCGGTGGCGCGCGGCACGGACGCCGCGGCGTGAACCGGAGGATACAGGACGGAGCATGAGCAAGCACGGCGCGCTGAGCGATCAACTCGAGCTGTGGGAGGCGGTCTTCCGCCAGGTGCCGCAGCGCGACGACACCAGCTTCCGGAGCATCTCCGGGCGGGAGATCAAGCCGCTCTACACTCCCGTCGACGCCGGCGACACCGGCCCGGGCGGATACCTGGACCGGCTCGGCACGCCGGGAGAGTTCCCGTTCACGCGCGGCCCATACCATTCGATGTACCGGACGAAGCTGTGGACGATGCGGCTCTTCTCCGGCTTCGCCACCGCGCACGAGACGAACGAGCGCTACAAGTACCTCCTCCGGCGCGGACAGACCGGCCTTTCCGTCGCCTTCGACTTCCCCACCCTCATGGGGTACGACTCCGACGACCGCCGCTCCGAGGGAGAAGTGGGGAAGTGCGGCGTCGCGATCTCGAGCCTCGCCGACATGGAGACGCTCTTCGACGGGATCCCG
The Candidatus Palauibacter polyketidifaciens genome window above contains:
- a CDS encoding transporter, translated to MRRRWMGWALAGGSLFAMTAGSLQGQRGPLVADRPDFTEAAATVGRGVVQLEFGYTYEYDRPEGGRGGVWTHSLGEPLLRIGVLGERLELRLGLSPVSVGAGADGRSFTETGMEDLYLGTKLLLTEQEGLRPAMAVLPQVTVPTGSDAFTSDRTLPGVNFIYGWDLSEDVSLAGSTQVNRALSDAGGGGPRGGAAEYAEWAQSTVAGFSVGARAGVYAEWFAFFHAEADGTRAEHYANGGFTWSFSDDLQWDIRAGVGLNESATGFFTGTGLVVRFP